A genomic window from Colletotrichum destructivum chromosome 7, complete sequence includes:
- a CDS encoding Putative major facilitator superfamily, MFS transporter superfamily: MATDNHWPLQDETAGQKRAPAVAVSEFDDGTSELEKNETLVVGTTKLYVDGQLRLIPMPTPDPKDPLNLPAWRKWTAIGALCFFGSLALSAEIVIGGLLPVFILEYSGVDPHIINTIDFKAQSGGSGLKLNPMSVVPPGVKPASLDEVALLATMPLLANGIASYFLVPTSIWIGRRPVLLFAATSAWAGGLFAAFSKSLHQHLLARALMGLGAGAVEALIPLIVQDMVFIHQRNKAMSAIVSSQGLIIIGLGVLAPWVSANYTWRWLYYITSGLGIVAWAIIIAFLPETRWTRSQDELSGQKTYPLKPGMNRPELDYVNYTPRTIWTNIGFFQNGFEFKPAAKSMLDALRSTYFPAIIWAVLVNSAMIVINQATQQINPFALLAQGWQFQWTGLMVLPFFAATALVYVFGGPVADSISNAVTRWQGGSREPEHHLANLIFPLVSGIVGCFVFGTAGEKNMHWAVLLVGSFLIVFAFLTTMTILNVFIVESYPQWAGPVLVNVSSLRIVIAFFVASKATVWIAKYGPLATFALYAETIIVFSLGLPILYFWGKRLRQWTAGNVKSKQSEQRVLSDGGSV, encoded by the exons ATGGCGACAGACAACCACTGGCCGCTCCAGGATGAGACGGCCGGCCAAAAGCGTGCGCCTGCCGTAGCGGTGTCAGAGTTCGACGACGGAACGAGCGAGCTGGAGAAGAACGAGACGCTGGTTGTTGGCACGACGAAGCTCTACGTGGATGGGCAGCTGAGGTTGATTCCT ATGCCCACGCCCGACCCAAAGG ACCCTCTGAACCTCCCTGCGTGGCGAAAATGGACAGCCATCGGCGCCCTCTGTTTCT TCGGCTCTCTCGCCTTGTCAGCCGAGATAGTCATTGGCGGTCTCCTCCCCGTCTTTATCCTTGAGTACTCGGGCGTCGATCCGcacatcatcaacaccatcgACTTCAAGGCccagagcggcggcagcggcctcAAACTCAACCCCATGTCCGTGGTGCCGCCCGGCGTGAAACCCGCCTCGCTCGATGaggtcgccctcctcgccacgATGCCGCTCCTGGCGAACGGCATCGCGAGCTACTTCCTCGTGCCGACCTCCATCTGGATCGGCCGCCGTCCCGTGCTGTTATTCGCGGCGACGAGCGCCTGGGCCGGTGGGTTGTTTGCCGCGTTCAGCAAAAGCCTGCACCAGCACCTGCTCGCGAGAGCGCTCATGGGCTTGggcgccggtgccgtggAGGCGCTGATCCCGCTGATTGTGCAGGACATGGTCTTCATCCACCAGAGGAACAAGGCCATGTCGGCCATCGTGTCCAGCCAaggcctcatcatcatcggtCTCGGCGTCCTGGCGCCCTGGGTTTCTGCCAACTACACATGGAGATGGCTGTACTACATCACCTCCGGCCTGGGCATCGTGGCATGGGCCATCATCATTGCTTTCTTACCTGAGACCCGCTGGACGCGATCCCAAGACGAGCTCA GTGGCCAGAAGACCTACCCTCTTAAGCCCGGCATGAACCGTCCTGAGCTAGACTACGTCAATTACACCCCACGCACCATTTGGACCAACATCGGCTTCTTTCAGAACGGCTTTGAGTTCAAACCGGCGGCCAAGTCCATGCTGGATGCCCTCCGGTCGACCTACTTCCCCGCCATCATCTGGGCTGTTCTCGTCAACAGCGCCATGATCGTCATCAACCAGGCCACCCAGCAGATCAACCCCTTCGCGCTCCTTGCCCAGGGCTGGCAGTTCCAGTGGACAGGCCTCATGGTGTTGCCATTCTTCGCCGCGACCGCTCTTGTCTACGTTTTTGGGGGTCCCGTTGCCGACAGTATCTCCAATGCGGTGACGAGGTGGCAGGGAGGTAGCCGAGAGCCGGAGCACCACCTCGCCAACCTGATCTTCCCTCTTGTATCTGGCATTGTGGGCTGTTTTGTCTTTGGAACTGCCGGGGAGAAGAATATGCATTGGGCggttctcctcgtcgggTCGTTCCTGATCGTTTTCGCcttcttgacgacgatgaccaTCCTAAACGTCTTCATCGTTGAAAGCTATCCCCAGTGGGCAGG TCCCGTTCTTGTCAACGTTTCTTCGCTGCGAATCGTCATCGCCTTCTTCGTTGCCTCCAAGGCCACGGTCTGGATTGCCAAGTATGGTCCACTTGCAACATTTGCACTCTACGCCGAGACAatcatcgtcttctctctGGGGTTACCTATACTCTATTTTTGGGGCAAGAGGTTACGACAGTGGACGGCTGGAAATGTCAAAAGCAAACAAAGCGAGCAAAGGGTGTTATCAGACGGAGGCTCCGTCTGA
- a CDS encoding Putative heterokaryon incompatibility, with protein sequence MTICDQCRTISKVAPAPADSTRIVCYVHTIESLITSMQAQCLICCRLWNALGPRGRKVMASPQFTGLNCTLIRFVVGNDAELGRISFVYEDDSYETDDFVSLPSFSLVDSVDCRNMPTLPATSSTKHEFCWDLISSWMTECNSSHRDCSSPHPDWSPTRLIDVRDYERGLVHLIYTAGKSERSMPYVALSHCWGKKHFKIMDQSNKSDFEAGFAVEDLPPNFQDALYATKRLGFRYIWIDSLCIIQGSDDWKTQAPLMNKVYRNSSLTLAATASSDAYGGLFRDRNPYDIIPPELEIPMGMEGSVENVKCSAIPMRLWASEVRNGPLNKRAWVVQERLLAPRTVHFCNQQIFWECCQLEACEIFPQGIPKHFFEDYEATYELQGFKNWERAVRSTRTGDEKDSRLPEYQSPYELWQFILSEYMACGLTNPRDKFVALSGIAKEFSRVLQDEYVAGLWRGDFINCLLWYVNDRALLGDAPDVKRPESYRSPSWSWASIDGSVTHPIVFELAGEYAEIIDVSIEPRGGDLVGGLRRAQIIARGRLIQIPRPTHFNWNSMHYFGTFHPDVREEIVDTTYFCLPLRELGVDGPYHSLWGLVIVPASSETCQDMHPRTFKRVGIFRIDAGEPLEHLTQRKPEGWKDTEKTAWFYEDIPMSEFLLI encoded by the exons ATGACTATTTGCGACCAGTGTCGAACCATCTCCAAGGTGGCACCAGCACCCGCCGACTCAACGCGGATAGTATGTTACGTCCACACTATCGAGAGTCTGATAACATCCATGCAAGCCCAATGCCTCATTTGCTGTCGGCTCTGGAATGCTTTGGGACCTAGAGGCCGGAAAGTCATGGCCAGTCCGCAATTCACCGGTTTGAATTGCACCCTCATACGGTTTGTAGTCGGAAACGATGCAGAACTTGGGAGGATATCGTTCGTCTACGAGGACGATTCATACGAGACTGACGATTTTGTCAGTCTACCCTCGTTCAGTCTCGTTGATTCAGTCG ATTGCCGAAACATGCCAACGCTGCCTGCCACGAGTAGCACAAAGCACGAGTTCTGCTGGGACTTGATATCCAGCTGGATGACAGAGTGCAACAGCAGTCACAGAGACTGCTCGTCGCCGCATCCGGATTGGAGCCCAACGCGACTCATCGATGTGCGGGACTACGAGCGCGGCCTAGTTCATCTTATTTACACGGCTGGCAAGTCGGAGAGGAGCATGCCTTATGTTGCACTGAGCCACTGCTGGGGAAAGAAACACTTCAAGATCATGGACCAAAGCAACAAAAGTGACTTCGAGGCGGGGTTTGCCGTCGAAGACCTGCCTCCGAATTTCCAAGACGCCCTTTATGCGACAAAAAGGCTGGGGTTCCGATACATTTGGATCGATTCTCTCTGCATCATTCAAGGATCGGACGACTGGAAGACACAAGCACCACTGATGAACAAAGTGTACCGAAATTCGAGCCTGACTCtggcggcaacggcatctTCTGATGCATACGGCGGATTATTCAGGGACCGAAATCCGTATGATATTATTCCTCCAGAGCTGGAAATACCCatggggatggaggggagtGTCGAAAATGTCAAATGCAGTGCCATTCCGATGAGGCTGTGGGCATCGGAAGTGAGAAACGGGCCCCTAAATAAGCGGGCGTGGGTTGTTCAAGAAAGGCTTCTGGCGCCTCGGACGGTGCATTTCTGCAATCAGCAGATTTTCTGGGAGTGTTGCCAACTCGAGGCATGCGAGATCTTCCCACAAGGCATCCCGAAACACTTCTTTGAAGACTACGAGGCCACCTACGAGCTTCAGGGGTTCAAGAACTGGGAAAGAGCCGTCAGGTCAACCCGAACGGGTGACGAAAAAGACAGCAGACTTCCAGAATACCAGAGCCCTTACGAGCTGTGGCAGTTCATCCTCAGCGAGTACATGGCATGTGGACTGACGAACCCCAGAGACAAGTTTGTGGCCCTTTCTGGGATAGCGAAAGAGTTCTCTCGGGTTCTTCAAGACGAATATGTGGCCGGCCTCTGGAGAGGGGATTTCATCAACTGCCTGCTCTGGTATGTCAATGACCGGGCATTGCTGGGCGATGCCCCCGACGTAAAACGGCCCGAGAGCTATCGGTCGCCCTCGTGGAGCTGGGCATCCATAGATGGATCCGTCACGCACCCAATCGTGTTCGAGCTCGCTGGAGAATACGCCGAGATAATAGATGTCAGCATCGAGCCGAGAGGCGGAGACCTTGTTGGCGGCCTGCGACGGGCCCAAATCATTGCTCGCGGGAGGCTGATTCAGATCCCCCGGCCAACCCACTTCAATTGGAACTCGATGCACTATTTCGGCACCTTCCATCCTGATGTTAGGGAGGAGATTGTCGATACGACGTATTTCTGCCTGCCATTGAGAGAGCTCGGCGTTGATGGACCATATCACTCACTCTGGGGCTTGGTCATCGTACCGGCTAGCAGTGAAACTTGTCAAGACATGCACCCGAGGACATTCAAGAGAGTGGGCATCTTCCGGATTGATGCTGGCGAGCCTCTGGAACATTTGACCCAGAGGAAGCCGGAGGGCTGGAAGGACACAGAAAAGACAGCTTGGTTCTACGAAGACATCCCCATGAGCGAATTTTTACTTATTTGA
- a CDS encoding Putative transmembrane protein — MASAAASSSRSGPPGVSRPPQTTSSPRPSGGGPSRAPPSSRNSVTDPILRNTLRYTISAKEYATLHKYVLSRSRLLKRASPSVTAVERIVEGDKPTAPRQVANANAPSGSGAGAGAGAGAGVRTVDDYNARAVRHSLRVFLGTAMAMKGWALISTKFLGGKPDPKATKQPLHKSPTLRLSLSLSTILLLYRILFRFLSRLRAHLLDPSAAPFRQRNPRTTATLTSPYAPAIGASMAGMFLGVYPAQQLRVTVAIYTLFRALEFGWNLCEEEGMIWGFKNGGKVKRERPWWWGSWLIQPFAFGQLLHAVVFDRDCFPESYGTFIFKHSSAYIHPRPKDYPSHLKWPKSMEIVDNLAQMAKLNWPPYVSPTLFPNKETLPSTLAAVAPLTSSAHPIITSLSCATLHPSDPSCLRTYLNFWLGSFPGLTRFFLIIYSVMTFVPRFRSLYHSPVTTLQRVLTKSLSMSTFLTGAISTAWASICFFQRWFPRTFLSTQRFFFGGFLAGLWAWVERKNGRGVFLYSARVSVDSLWKVGVKRRWWKAMKGGDVWVFVMALMLTGVVYERDARAVKEGSWRKGISWVRGEGFKDWSIDEDFAEENAEKIN; from the exons atggcctccgccgcggcctcgtcgtcgcggtcAGGCCCGCCCGGCGTCTCTCGGCCTCCACAGACGACTTCAAGCCCCCGACCGTCCGGTGGCGGCCCCTCAcgcgcgccgccctcgtcgcgcAACAGCGTCACCGACCCCATCCTCCGCAATACCCTGCGATACACAATCTCCGCCAAAGAATATGCCACTCTGCACAAGTACGTGTTGTCGCGCTCGCGCCTGCTGAAGCGAGCCTCGCCGAGCGTCACTGCCGTCGAGCGCATTGTCGAAGGCGACAAACCCACCGCGCCGAGGCAGGTGGCTAATGCCAATGCCCCATCCGGGTCGGGTGctggcgccggtgccggtgccggtgccggtgtgAGGACCGTCGATGACTACAATGCGCGCGCCGTTCGCCACTCGTTGCGTGTCTTTCTCGGAACCGCCATGGCTATGAAGGGCTGGGCTCTCATTTCGACAAAGTTCTTGGGCGGAAAGCCAGA CCCCAAGGCCACGAAGCAGCCCCTCCACAAGTCGCCCACCCTGCGACTCTCCCTTTCCCTGTCAACTATCCTCCTTCTCTACCGCATCCTCTTCCGCTTCCTCAGCCGCTTGCGCGCGCACCTCCTCGATCCCTCCGCAGCGCCTTTCCGCCAGAGGAACCCGCgcaccaccgccaccctGACGTCCCCTTACGCGCCCGCCATCGGTGCCTCCATGGCCGGCATGTTTCTCGGCGTCTACCCTGCCCAGCAGCTGCGTGTGACCGTCGCCATCTACACGCTTTTCAGGGCCCTCGAGTTTGGCTGGAATCTGTGCGAAGAGGAGGGCATGATTTGGGGTTTCAAGAACGGTGGCAAGGTCAAGCGAGAGAGGCCTTGGTGGTGGGGCAGCTGGCTCATCCAGCCGTTCGCCTTTGGACAGCTGTTGCATGCTGTCGTCTTCGACAGGGACTGCTTCCCGGAG TCGTATGGGACTTTCATTTTCAAGCACTCCTCGGCCTATATCCACCCGAGACCAAAGGATTATCCGTCCCATCTCAAGTGGCCCAAATCCATGGAGATTGTCGATAACCTTGCCCAGATGGCAAAGTTGAACTGGCC GCCCTATGTATCACCGACCCTCTTCCCGAACAAGGAGACGCTCCCATCAacgctcgccgccgttgctCCTCTCACCTCATCCGCCCACCCCATCATCACTTCGCTGTCGTGCGCAACTCTCCATCCTTCGGACCCGTCTTGTCTTCGGACCTACCTCAACTTCTGGCTCGGGTCCTTCCCGGGCCTCACGCGTttcttcctcatcatctACTCGGTCATGACGTTCGTCCCGCGTTTCCGGTCCTTATACCATTCGCCCGTCACGACGTTGCAGCGCGTACTCACCAAGTCGTTGAGCATGAGCACCTTCCTGACCGGCGCCATCTCCACCGCCTGGGCGAGCATCTGCTTCTTCCAACGATGGTTCCCCCGTACTTTCTTGTCGACCCAGAGGTTCTTCTTTGGCGGTTTCCTGGCCGGTCTCTGGGCGTGGGTCGAGCGGAAGAACGGTCGCGGCGTGTTCCTCTATTCTGCGCGCGTGAGCGTCGACTCGCTGTGGAAGGTCGGCGTCAAGAGGAGATGGTGGAAGGCCATGAAAGGCGGCGATGTGTGGGTATTTGTCATGGCACTCATGCTCACCGGTGTTGTGTACGAGAGGGACGCGAGGGCTGTCAAGGAGGGCAGCTGGCGGAAGGGCATCAGCTGGGTCCGGGGCGAGGGTTTCAAGGACTGGAGCATCGACGAGGATTTCGCTGAGGAGAACGCGGAAAAGATCAACTAG
- a CDS encoding Putative major facilitator, sugar transporter, major facilitator superfamily has protein sequence MGRVTVWSAAFLATGGFLFGFDSGIITSTIALATFKSYFGDPSDAVAAAIVSSFQGGAILGTVVNMLCSDRLGRRSTVFLGALLSIAGSALQAAAGNLAALIAGRFIGGAAVGILTSTIPMYASELAEARQRGKLSGLLQWMLSWGFLVAQWLGYGCSFVESDFSWRFPLAFQCIPGIIIATGIYFLEESPRWLVEKGRHAEARRSLDRLRAGVDEKLVDVEYAEIRHAVRAQSALRETGRLWKAILTKPSWRRRLLLGCGVQAFSPLSGINVINYFGPRIYDLLGIGTQTSLMLIGVNGALGIIYNTVGLWMLDRVGRVRPLIASALGLAAALLVNAVQFQFLDRSNADQLRSMVAMNFVFGFFFTPLGIISWVYPAEIFPLEIRALGNALTTFTNWSINLLLVSFSPQALTAIGFRFFYVFFVFNVIAALCYYLFYPETSGRTLEQMDELFGDVVPMSEQSALGTVITGSDSERGKGLGIYGSFSVHERVSPTAV, from the exons ATGGGCCGCGTCACCGTTTGGTCCGCCGCGTTCCTCGCCACGGGCGGCTTCCTCTTCGGCTTCGACTCGGGCATCATCACGTCGACCATCGCCCTCGCGACCTTCAAGTCGTACTTCGGCGACCCctcggacgccgtcgccgccgccatcgtctcctccttccagggcggcgccatcctcggcaccgtcgtcaaCATGCTCTGCtccgaccgcctcggccgccgcagcaccgtcttcctcggcgccctcctctccatcgccGGCTCCGCCCTGCAGGCCGCTGCCGggaacctcgccgccctcatcgccggccgcttcatcggcggcgccgccgtcggcatcctgACCTCCACCATCCCCATGTACGCCtccgagctggccgaggcccgcCAGAGGGGGAAGTTGTCCGGCCTGCTGCAGTGGATGCTGAGCTGGGGGTTCTTGGTCGCCCAGTGGCTGGGCTACGGCTGTTCCTTTGTCGAGAGTGACTTTTCat GGAGGTTCCCCCTCGCCTTTCAGTGCATCCCCGGTATCATCATCGCGACGGGCATCTACTTCCTCGAGGAGTCCCCCCGCTGGCTCGTCGAAAAGGGCCGACACGCCGAGGCCCGCCGCAGCCTCGACCGGctccgcgccggcgtcgacgagaagctcgtcgacgttgagTACGCCGAAATCCGCCACGCCGTGCGCGCCCAGTCGGCCCTGCGCGAGACCGGCCGCCTCTGGAAGGCCATTTTGACGAAGCcctcgtggcggcggcgcctgcTGCTCGGCTGCGGCGTCCAGGCCTTCTCGCCCCTGTCTGGCATCAACGTCATCAACTACTTCGGCCCGCGCATCtacgacctcctcggcatcggcaccCAGACCTCGCTGATGCTCATCGGCGTTAACGGCGCCCTAGGAATCATCTACAATACCGTTGGCCTCTGGATGCTCGACCGCGTCGGCCGCGTGAGGCCGCTCATCGCCtccgccctcggccttgccgccgccctgctaGTCAACGCCGTCCAGTTCCAGTTCCTCGACCGCTCCAACGCCGATCAGCTGCGCAGCATGGTCGCCATGAACTTCGTCtttggcttcttcttcacgcCCCTCGGCATCATCAGCTGGGTCTACCCGGCCGAGATCTTCCCCCTCGAGAtccgcgccctcggcaaCGCGCTGACGACCTTCACCAACTGGTCCATCAACCTGCTCCtcgtctccttctcgcccCAGGCCCTCACAGCGATCGGCTTCAGGTTCTTCTatgtcttcttcgtcttcaacgTCATCGCCGCGCTCTGTTACTACTTGTTCTACCCTGAAACGTCAGGGCGCACGCTGGAGCAGATGGACGAGCTGTTTGGCGACGTTGTGCCCATGTCCGAGCAAAGCGCTCTCGGGACAGTCATTACCGGCTCTGACAGCgaaagggggaaaggacTAGGTATATACGGCTCGTTCTCGGTTCACGAGCGCGTCTCGCCGACCGCGGTGTAG